The genomic interval GTTCTAACTCTGGTACCAGCGGGTCTGCCTCCGCGACAATCAGCGGCAGGCTGGGCGCGATATTGATGCTTTGCTGACCGAAGTAGACCATCAACAGCCCAGGCGAAAGGCCAATGATCAGCAAGATATCGAGGTTGCGAACGCTCCAGACGCGGTTGAACTTGAAGTACAGCCCGATCACCAGCAGCGACGACAGGTAAGCCCAAGTCGTCGGGTTAACGCTTTCGTATTGAAAGAGTATCTCGCGCATCAGCCGGCTGAAGGGGTAGTTCGACGAGGTCTATCCGACGCAACTTACGGCCGATTGTGGAGGATCCGGCCGGATTGGCATCCACCAAATCCTATTATCAACTAATCGAATGCCCGATTCCAAGCCCCAGCGACCACTCGTTATGCGGGATTTTCAAGAAGTTTGGGATCGAGCTTCGGTGTTCATAACTTCAAGAAGAATACGCATTTCCGTTAAAAACGCAAGGACACGCCCGTCGAGCCATGAGTGCCGCTTTCGCCACCGTCCTAGCCAGCAGCCTGCTGGCGATTCGAACCCAACTTATCTCTGGCACATTAGGGAGAAACCACGTACGATGTCGGATGGTTAGGGCATTGACGCCCACGTTAGGCGAAATTCGGCTCGGCGATCCTGGGGACCAGCACCCTTTAAGTAGCTTCTTCCGGCCGACTTCGGGCCAATCTTTTCTTCCCCCTTTGATGGAAACCTTTGAGGACTCAATTCATGAAGCTCGATTCGACAACTCGTTTCTGGCTAGCAAGTTTCGCGGTGGGAAGCGTCATGACGGCGTTTGCTATCGTTGGCATGACGGTCGGACTTCAACTGCAAAAACCAGCCATCGAAATCCCGGTCAGCGCCACGGCGAGCACCTGGAGCGAAACCATGTGCGCCGCGACCGGCCGCGTGGATGAAGAAATAGAAGGTCTATTTACCCTCGATTCATTGACCGGCGACCTCCAGTGCGCGGTCTTGAATGGCCGCACAACGAAGTTTGCCGGCTTGTTCCGCACCAATGTGCTGCAAGACATGGGTGCCGACGCCTCGAAGAAGCCGTCGTACATGATTTTGACCGGTGCGGCCAGTTTCCCCGGCCAAGGGGGCAACACGCGTCCTGGGGATTGCGTTGTGTATGTCATCGATTCGACCACCGGTCGTTTCGTCGTCTATGGGGTGCCGTGGCAGCGAACGCTGGCCGCACGAGGCGCACCGCAGCAAGGCGCTTTGATCTTGTTAGATTCCGGCACCGCTCGCAATGTCATGCTTCGTGAACCGTAGTTTGCGAATTGGTTAACAAGACACTCGATCGGGCCTGCTTCGCTGCCGAAGCAGGCCCTTTCTTTTGGTTCAAACCCGCAATTCCGCCGGAAAACGCAGCCCTGGGCAAATCGTCCGGTTGTCGAGAGAAACCCTCTCGCCGTAAACTTGACAAAGGCCCGGCCAACGGCCCAAAGAGGCTGCCGGTTGGCAATGCGGCCTGATTTTCTGTCTGAGAGCTTCATGAAAATACGCATTAATGAAGAGGAACGCGACGTTCCCGAGGGTGCCTCGGTGGCGGATATCGTCGCAACACTTTCGCTGAATCCCAAATTCATCGCGGTGGAAGTCAACTTAGAACTCATTCCTCGTGCCGAACATGGTAGCCATAAGTTGTCTGATGGCGACCAGTTAGAAGTCGTAACCCTAGTCGGAGGTGGCTAATGAGTCTTGTCGAAACAACGACCAACGACGCCCCTCTCGTTTTGGGCACACACACACTGCGCAGTCGACTGATTGTGGGGACCGGCAAGTACGATACGCTTGAACTGATGCAGCAGTCGCTGGAAGCTTCCGGCAGCGAGTGCGTGACGGTGGCCGTTCGTCGCGAGAAACTGTACGACCCCACCGGTCGTAATCTGCTGGACTACATCGACTTCCATCGCTATACGCTATTGCCCAACACGGCCGGTTGCTACAACGCCCGAGACGCCGTGCGGACCGCCAAGCTTGGTCGAGAGATCTTGCTGGGGCTCGAGAACCCCGGTGCCGACTGGGTCAAGCTCGAGGTCCTGGCCGACACCAAAACGCTGCTGCCAGACCCGGTCGAAACAGTCCAGGCATGCGAGCAACTGGTCGGGCTGGGCTTTCAGGTCTTATGCTACACGACCGACGATCCGGTCATTGCAAAACGCCTTAAGGAAGTCGGCGCGACGGCCGTGATGCCCGCCGGCAGCCCGATTGGCTCGGGGCAGGGGATCTTGAATCCGAACAACATCCGGATCTGCCTAGAGTATCTCAAGGGAGAAGACCCTGACTATCCGGTGATTGTCGACGCCGGCGTGGGTACGGCCAGCGACGTGGCCTTTGCCATGGAACTGGGGGTCGATGGCGTGCTGTTGAATACGGCCATCGCCCACGCCAAAGAACCTGTGCGGATGGCCCATGCGATGCGGCATGCGACCGAGGCGGGTCGTTTGGCGTTTCAATCTGGTCGGATTCCTCGGCGGCTGTATGCTTCGGCCAGCAGCCCGGAAGATGGCGTCATCGACCGCACGAGTAACTAGTTGCCCAAGCACGTCTGCAGGGCAGAGCAGTTCCCGTCCACTTACAAAGTTAAGCAGAACCTATGACCAAGCCGCACCCCAAATTTGCCGCGGCACTTTCCGTTCAAGAAACCACCGAAGAAGCGCTCGCGGAAGTCGTGCGAGAAGCGCTCGACGCCTTGGCTGCACCGGTCGATCTGGCGCTCGTCTTTCTTTCGCCGCATCATATCGAAAATGCGGAAGTCGTCGCCAAAGAATTGACGCGTCTGCTGGGCACCTCGAATGTCATCGGCTGCACCGGCGAATCGATCATCGGCGAATCACGCGAAGCGGAAGATACGCCTGCGATCAGCTTGTGGCTGGCCCACTTGCCGCAGACGACCGTCTTGCCGATGCACTTAGAGTTTCAGCGCACCCCTGATGGTGGCTCGATTGTGGGTTGGTCAGACCAACTGCCAAGTGCTTGGCCTAAAGATGCCTGTACGCTTGCAGTGGCCGAGCCTTTCAGCTTTCCGTCCGACCTGCTGCTCGAGCGCATCAACGAAGATCAACCAGGCATTCCGGTGATCGGCGGGATTGCCAGCGGCAGTTATCAGCCAGGCGAGAATCGTTTGATCCTGGGGGATCGCGTTTTCGATAGCGGCGGCATCTTGATTTACCTGCATGGAAACATCCGCGTACGAACGATCGTTTCCCAAGGTTGCCGGCCCATCGGCGATCCGTTGATTATCACCAAGGCCGAACGCAACGTCGTTCACGAACTCGGCGGACTGCCGGCCCTCAATCAGCTTGAAGCCATCTATAAAACGCTGCCCGTTACCGACCAACAGTTGGTCAGCCGTGGCCTTCACATCGGACGCGTGGTCGACGAATACCAGGCAGACCGCAGCCAAGGAGACTTCATCGTTCGCAACGTGGTTGGGATCGAAAAAGAAACCGGGTCGCTTATGATCGGCGACTACGTGAAGCCAGGCCAGACGGTGCAGTTTCATGTGCGCGACGAGTTCTCGGCATCGGCCGAACTCAAGCAGTTGACGGCGGAAATGAAGAAGAACGGATCGTCCCCGATGTCGGTGCTCACGTTCACTTGCAATGGGCGCGGGTCGAAACTTTTCAGCGAACCGCATCACGATGCGAACTGCCTGAAAACAGCATTCGGCAAGATCCCCAACGCGGGCTTCTTCGCCTCGGGAGAAATCGGACCGGTCGCTGGCAAAAATTTCCTGCACGGCTTCACGGCAAGCGTGGCAGTTCTGGAAGCACTGGAAGAGAAGTCCGAGTAACGCGATTCCAGGTAGAGCAAAAGTGGTGCACCACTGGGTGGTTGGCCCAGAGATTTATCTCTGGGTCGGCATCGCCGACAAGCGGCTCATGCATCAGGCTTGTAGGAAGTAGAACGTTTCCATCTTAGGTATCGTCCATGCACTAGCCGCTTGTAGCCTGCGGCTACCCAGAGATAAATCTCTGGGCCACCCCGTGGAACTGGGCATGTGCTTTAACAAGGCGTGTGCTTCGTAGATAAGCCTACCGGGCACTTCACGGCAGCAGCTGCCGTTCCAACTCCATCAACCGTATTCGATCTTCGTGAAATCGAACTCGCTGCGACTTCAATTTCCGGTGATTCACTAGCCGGCCCCCCCGGCTTGAACCCACAGACAGGCCACAAACAGCATCTTGGTCAAAACAATCAAGGCAGTCGGAATGCGTACCAGAAGGCGATAATTCACGGCCATATATCCTCAAAGCAAAGCAGTTGGATCCTTTCCAGCCTAATTACTCAGCGAGAAACCTCAACTAAGTTACCAGGCCCAGGCCGTATCAGCCGTTTCCGCGAAGCGACTTGGCTTCTATAATCACGAGATCGATTCGCCCTTTCGGGATATGTTGAGGAGCACCATGGCGGACAGCTACAAGATTTTGATTGCCGACGACAATCAAGCCAATGTTGAACTCTTGGAGGCCTTTTTGGCCGGCGTCGACTGCGATACGGAAATCGCCGTCAATGGACAAGATACGCTCGACAAAGTCGCCAGCTTCAAGCCAGACTTGATCCTGCTAGACGTGATGATGCCCAAGCTCAGCGGATTCGAGGTCTGCAAGCAGCTGAAGGCCGAGCCATCGACCAAAGGTATTATGATACTTATGGTTACGGCGCTGAACGAACTGGGCGATATCGAACGGGCTGTCGCTGCCGGGACCGACGATTTCCTCTCGAAGCCGGTCAATCGCATCGAATTGACCAAGCGCGTCGAGAACATGCTTCGCCTAAAAAACGTCGAGAATGAGAACGAACGGCTGCGACAGTACATCGAGCAGATGGAAAACAGCCGCAGCTAACCCCCCGCTTGTCAGGCAATCGCTGCACCGTTCATGCCGATGCAGGCATGAACGTTTGTCTCGCCGACTTTCTTGCTTGTCGGCGGCTCACAGGCAGAGGACTTCGGACTCTTGCCTTGTTTCGAGGCGGCCCTGAGGGGTATCCTTAAGGAGTCCCTTTTGTCATGGCGAGGAACGATCTATGCCTTGGAATGTACGGCTCGGCTTTCAGATAGCCGCGGTCTGCTTGTTAACGCTCGGACCGTGGTCTGCTGTTTCGGCCCATGCGCAGTCGGCATCGGCCAACGCACCCGATAAAGTTCAGGCGCTGATCACCCAGCTCGGCGACCGTAACTTTACCGTTCGCGAAAGGGCTCAGTCCGATCTGGCCCGAATGGGCATCGCGGCATTCGATCAGTTGTTCGGAGCGATGCGCGATTCCGATTTGGAAATTGCCCGCCGCGCTCAGTACCTCATTCGTAGTGTCGAAATCGAATGGACTCGCCCTGAGTTCTCGGAAGAGGTCAACGCCTATCTTAATCGCTACGGCAACTTGAACGTCGACAATCGCCGGAGCCGTATTGGCGAGTTGTCGCGACTGCACACAATGGACGCGCTGAGTGCGCTTTGCCGCATCAGCCGCTACGACGTTTCAGAAGTTCTCTCGAAAGAAGCCGCGCTGGCAGCGTCGATCCAATTTCAAGGATCCTCGGCCGAAGAGAAGCCGCAGATCATCGAAATCATTTCCGAGCGCATCGAGGACAGTCCGCGCGTGGGGCCTAGCTGGCTGAAGATCTTCCGTACCAGTTTGAACCAACCCACCGAAGCGATCGCCCAGTGGGAAGACCAAATCACCGAAGAGATCGACCTGTTCACCACGCGGCCAGCGCTTACCAGCCAACAGGTTGTGCTCGACCTGGTGCGGTGGGAAGTCGATCAGCTGCGCGAGCAGGGCAAGCAAGAAGAAGCGTTGGCAACAATGGAAGATGTCATTCGCATCAGTGCCAAATTTTCAGAAAGCGAACTGCTCGATCTGACGACCTGGTTTCTCGATCGCAAAGGGCCTTCGGTGGTCGGTCAACTTGCCGAATACCACGCGAAGAAGTCTCCGGCGCTCGATGGCATGCCGATCGGTGGCCCCTTTGGCGAGAACCCTTCGCTGCTGTACCTGCTGGCCGAGTCAGAGCTAGTGCAAGACCATATCGAAAAGGCCGAACTGTACGCCCAGGCAGCGCTCGAGCTAGAGCCTGACTCGTACGACAGCCATTACCTGACTGCCCAGGCTCTTTCCGACCGGGGCACTTACCGCTGGAGCCGTAACGAGTATCGCTACGTGATCGACAGCTTCGGCGACCCCATGGAACGGGAATCGATGCTGGCGCGCATGCAACTGGGCGAACTGGAAAACGACCTGGGCTCGCCAGAAAAAGCCGCCGAGGTGATGTGGCCTTGGGTGGAAGCGGTCGAGAAGAAGTTCGGTCCCAAGAACCCGCTCAATTCCGATCGGGACGAAGCCATCTCGCGTTTTCTGGCCCGCAGCTATCTTTTCCGCGCGACCGCCGCCGAACAACGCGGCGACCTGGCCGCCGCCAAGAAGGACCTCGACAAGGCCCTCAAATACTACGAGGACGAAGCGGACGTGTTGATTGCTTCGTATCGGGTGGGCCAGCAAGACGACATGTGGAAAGCCAAGGCCAAGGAACACATCGACCACACGGTCGATTTCTACAAGCCGTTTGTCGAGAAGTTTCAAAAGCAGTACGAGATCTTCAAAGAGAACAGCCGCGGCGACGACTTCATGGGCGCTCAAGGCTCGCAGATGGCCAACTACTGCAATCAATACGCCTGGCTCGTCTGCAACACCTACGGAGACTTCGACCACGCGATCGCGTCGAGCGAACTCTCGCTGGAAATGCAGCCTGGCAATGGTGCTTACTTAGACACACTGGCCCATTGCCACGCGGCCAAAAAAGACTGGGCTTCTGCGGTCAAGTATCAGCGCATGGCCGCCATGCAGATCCCGCACTCAGGCATGATTCGCCAGAAGTACCAAGAGTTTGCCGAGAAGTGCAAAGCGAACAACATCGAGTTCGAAACCATCGAGCTGCTGCCCAGCCCCGACTCGCACTTTCCTGAAACCCAGGAAGAGGGCAAGCCGTGAGTTCTTCGGTCGTGATGCCGCTGGATAGCGATGTCCCCCGGCCGAAGTGGAGCTTCCACATTATCATGCTAAGCATGGCCGTGGTGGTGACGATCCTCTCGTTTGTGCTTTATACCGATGGGCCACACGATGTGGTTATCCCCGGGCTGAATCTCGCCTTGCCGCCGACCTGCAGCATGCAGAACATGGCTGGCATCGACTGCCCCGGCTGCGGTCTGACGCGAAGCTTCATTTCCATCGCTCACGGCAAACTGGACGCCTCGCTGGCCTTCAACCCGGCTGGGATCTTAATCTTCGGTGTGGTCCTCTTTCAGATACCCTATCGCATCGCCCAACTGTGGCGAATACGTCGCGGGTTGCCAGCTTGGAACTTGAACTCGGCCTCGCTTTGGATCTGGGGGCTGATCGGGATCGTGCTGATGGTGCAGTGGATTGGGAAGCTGGTCTAACCAGGCACCTCTCCCAATTCCGTCGCCGTCTGCGACAATGACAGGCGGCTATCATCTTGTGACTTCAACCGGCGGAGCATTCCCATGGACCAAACACTGCAAATCGGCGACACCTCGTTCCACGTTCGCATCGCAGGGGAGGGAAGTCCGCTGGTCCTGGTGCATGGGTTTCCCTTAGACCATCACATGTGGGACGCCGTGTTCGACTCGCTGGCCGAGCAACATCAGGTGATTGCGATCGACTTACGCGGCTTCGGCCAAAGCGACGGCTATCGCGAGATCGTCCCGATGGAGATGTTTGCTGACGACATTGCCGCGATTTTAGATGCGTTGGAAATCTCGGAACAAATCACCTTTGCCGGCCTGAGCATGGGGGGCTATATCGGCTGGCAGATGTGGCAGCGCCATCGCGATCGGTTGAGCCGCATGATTCTGCTGGACACGCGGGCTATCGCCGACGACGAGGTCCAATCCAGGGCACGCCGAATCGCAGCCGAAGCGGTTTTGTCGGCCGGCATGGAGGACGTGCCGGTTAACATGCTGCCCAAACTTCTGGCCGAAAGCACCCGTAGCGAACAGCCGGAAGTAGCCACCGCGCTGACCGAGATGATCTTGCGGCAAGATCCCCGCGGAGTAGCCGCCGCCCAGCGCGGCATGGCCCAGCGGCCCAACGTCGAAAGCTGGTTGAATGAGATTACCATTGCGACCCTCGTCATCAGTGGCGAGCACGACGTCATCAGCCCGCCAGAAGAAATGAAAGGCTTTGCCGCCAAGATCCCAGGGGCTCAGTTTGTCGAGATTCCCGGCGCCGGACACATGGTCCCCATGGAGAACCCCACAGCATTGTGCGAAGCCGTGCTACCATTCTGCCGCGACCTGGAATAAACACTTTCCTGTCCCCTCGCCCCTGCGGGAAGAAATTTTCTAACTGCGAATTACGCAGATGGTCGGGGGTAAGCAGGACGTGTTTCGACTCGATCCGAACGACCGGGTAGCCCAGAGATTTATCTCTGGGTCGGCATCGCCGACAAGCGGCTCATGCATCAGGTATGCACAAGTTAGAACGTCTCCATCCGCAACCAACCCCATGCATTAGCCGCTTGTAGCCTGCGGCTAGGTGAGAGATAAATCTCTGGGGCACCCTTGGTTGGTGAGCTTCCAACTGATCCGCGCCCATCGCGGTTCACTTCCCGTTACCCTGGCAGGCGGAAATAGGTTTCCGTTTTGACTATCGCCTGGTCGTCGGGGAAGGTGTGGAACGCTTGGATGAAGACGCTGCGGTTGCGGGTCTCGGCGTTCATGTAGCTGACAGCGCCCATGTTCATGCGTCCACTCGAATCGAATTCGTGCACTAAACCGACCTTGCGATCGTCGTTGCACAATTCACGCTGGCACATCCGAAAAAGCTTCGGCGAGACGGATTCCAATTGAAACGTGGTTTGATAGCGAATGCCGTGACATTCAAACTGATCTTTGCGACGGCCTTTAATCGGATAGGCCATGATGCGCCGCTTGGTCGGTAAATCTTGCTGGGCCGAGGTGCACACTTCCGTTAGCGTGAGTCCTTCGTGCCGCCACGTGAGAACATGACCGCAGTTGGTGATATCCATCTTCAGAGTGTACCCTCCGCGCTCGACTGTTCGCGTTTGAAACGCCTCGAACAGTTCCGGGTGAAGTGGCCTCGTGTAAAGCTGAAAGGCCAGCTGAGCAACTCTTGGACGGATCGAAAGCAATGAAAACTCCTTCTCAGTTTAAGGCGGCGAGATCCTCCTGATCTCGATGACTTACCGCAGCGAGCTAGAGCCGCATGGCTAGTGCAAGCATAGTACGCGCCGGCGTCCTTGATTATAGACAGGCCATAATTTCCCGAGGAATACCGTTTTTTGGCCTGCCTGAATTTGATTATTTACCGCACGAATTTTTTCGCAAGGACTTGACTTTTACCATCGCTTAAGGCGATGGAGTTTGAAGTGTTTAGTTTTCAGCGTTCAGCAGGAACATGTTTCTCGCTGAAAACGGAACACTTCAAACGGAAAACGCACGATCCTATTTTGACGAATTCTGCCGGGGCATGAAATGTCAACTTTTTTGCGGCTTTCTTGTTTGCTTGCTTGCTATCGGAACGGTTGTTTTCCGCTTAGAATGGTGGTTTACTGAATTCACCCATTTCGCGACCCTGATTGCACTTGCGCTGCTTTCCGCGCCCCCGGCAGACAACGGCAATCACCAGGGCAAATACTTTAACGAGCGGCCCTTCGAAGCGACTATGACCGTATCTGATTTCGCTACGCTTGCTGAAAATTCTCAGGACGCAAGCAAGTGGCTTTCGCAACTGAAGATTGTTAACACGGCGCGCGGCCGAGAAAATATAAACAGCTTCGTGCGGTTGAACTTGCCGATCGACTTGCAATCGTCCCTTTGCGGGCAGTTAGCCCATGCGCTTCCCGGCTGTAGTGATCCGGACATGGCGCTGAATAATTTAGAGCGATTGTTCAGCCGTGCCCGAAGCCCGCTTAGTCTCGCCGCCTTGTTCGAACGCGATATGACTTCCATGACCACGCTGGTCCGGATCTTCAGTTCGAGTCAAAGCCTCAGCGATCAAATCATCTCGGATCCAGAAAGCTTCGAGTTGATTCGGATCACCGATGGGCAGCCGGCGGCGCGGCAGTATCTG from Bremerella alba carries:
- a CDS encoding tetratricopeptide repeat protein; the encoded protein is MPWNVRLGFQIAAVCLLTLGPWSAVSAHAQSASANAPDKVQALITQLGDRNFTVRERAQSDLARMGIAAFDQLFGAMRDSDLEIARRAQYLIRSVEIEWTRPEFSEEVNAYLNRYGNLNVDNRRSRIGELSRLHTMDALSALCRISRYDVSEVLSKEAALAASIQFQGSSAEEKPQIIEIISERIEDSPRVGPSWLKIFRTSLNQPTEAIAQWEDQITEEIDLFTTRPALTSQQVVLDLVRWEVDQLREQGKQEEALATMEDVIRISAKFSESELLDLTTWFLDRKGPSVVGQLAEYHAKKSPALDGMPIGGPFGENPSLLYLLAESELVQDHIEKAELYAQAALELEPDSYDSHYLTAQALSDRGTYRWSRNEYRYVIDSFGDPMERESMLARMQLGELENDLGSPEKAAEVMWPWVEAVEKKFGPKNPLNSDRDEAISRFLARSYLFRATAAEQRGDLAAAKKDLDKALKYYEDEADVLIASYRVGQQDDMWKAKAKEHIDHTVDFYKPFVEKFQKQYEIFKENSRGDDFMGAQGSQMANYCNQYAWLVCNTYGDFDHAIASSELSLEMQPGNGAYLDTLAHCHAAKKDWASAVKYQRMAAMQIPHSGMIRQKYQEFAEKCKANNIEFETIELLPSPDSHFPETQEEGKP
- a CDS encoding DUF2752 domain-containing protein; translation: MSSSVVMPLDSDVPRPKWSFHIIMLSMAVVVTILSFVLYTDGPHDVVIPGLNLALPPTCSMQNMAGIDCPGCGLTRSFISIAHGKLDASLAFNPAGILIFGVVLFQIPYRIAQLWRIRRGLPAWNLNSASLWIWGLIGIVLMVQWIGKLV
- a CDS encoding FIST signal transduction protein; its protein translation is MTKPHPKFAAALSVQETTEEALAEVVREALDALAAPVDLALVFLSPHHIENAEVVAKELTRLLGTSNVIGCTGESIIGESREAEDTPAISLWLAHLPQTTVLPMHLEFQRTPDGGSIVGWSDQLPSAWPKDACTLAVAEPFSFPSDLLLERINEDQPGIPVIGGIASGSYQPGENRLILGDRVFDSGGILIYLHGNIRVRTIVSQGCRPIGDPLIITKAERNVVHELGGLPALNQLEAIYKTLPVTDQQLVSRGLHIGRVVDEYQADRSQGDFIVRNVVGIEKETGSLMIGDYVKPGQTVQFHVRDEFSASAELKQLTAEMKKNGSSPMSVLTFTCNGRGSKLFSEPHHDANCLKTAFGKIPNAGFFASGEIGPVAGKNFLHGFTASVAVLEALEEKSE
- a CDS encoding response regulator, whose translation is MADSYKILIADDNQANVELLEAFLAGVDCDTEIAVNGQDTLDKVASFKPDLILLDVMMPKLSGFEVCKQLKAEPSTKGIMILMVTALNELGDIERAVAAGTDDFLSKPVNRIELTKRVENMLRLKNVENENERLRQYIEQMENSRS
- the thiS gene encoding sulfur carrier protein ThiS; protein product: MKIRINEEERDVPEGASVADIVATLSLNPKFIAVEVNLELIPRAEHGSHKLSDGDQLEVVTLVGGG
- a CDS encoding DUF2617 family protein, whose amino-acid sequence is MLSIRPRVAQLAFQLYTRPLHPELFEAFQTRTVERGGYTLKMDITNCGHVLTWRHEGLTLTEVCTSAQQDLPTKRRIMAYPIKGRRKDQFECHGIRYQTTFQLESVSPKLFRMCQRELCNDDRKVGLVHEFDSSGRMNMGAVSYMNAETRNRSVFIQAFHTFPDDQAIVKTETYFRLPG
- a CDS encoding alpha/beta fold hydrolase: MDQTLQIGDTSFHVRIAGEGSPLVLVHGFPLDHHMWDAVFDSLAEQHQVIAIDLRGFGQSDGYREIVPMEMFADDIAAILDALEISEQITFAGLSMGGYIGWQMWQRHRDRLSRMILLDTRAIADDEVQSRARRIAAEAVLSAGMEDVPVNMLPKLLAESTRSEQPEVATALTEMILRQDPRGVAAAQRGMAQRPNVESWLNEITIATLVISGEHDVISPPEEMKGFAAKIPGAQFVEIPGAGHMVPMENPTALCEAVLPFCRDLE
- a CDS encoding thiazole synthase, with product MSLVETTTNDAPLVLGTHTLRSRLIVGTGKYDTLELMQQSLEASGSECVTVAVRREKLYDPTGRNLLDYIDFHRYTLLPNTAGCYNARDAVRTAKLGREILLGLENPGADWVKLEVLADTKTLLPDPVETVQACEQLVGLGFQVLCYTTDDPVIAKRLKEVGATAVMPAGSPIGSGQGILNPNNIRICLEYLKGEDPDYPVIVDAGVGTASDVAFAMELGVDGVLLNTAIAHAKEPVRMAHAMRHATEAGRLAFQSGRIPRRLYASASSPEDGVIDRTSN